GCAAAAGAACTCGAGGCTCTCCCTTTTCGACTCAAAGCAGCGCTCCCGAAAAAGAAAGGACAGTGCGAAGAACCAACAAGCGAGATGGCCATTAATAATGGATATGATTTTATCGTGAAGTTCGGCGAAGAAACGGAATACGGCAAACTTCCTGGTCAAATCATCCTTACGTTCGCTTCTCCAATGCATGATTCAACACCGATTACCCGCCTTCAGGGAGTTACGATAAAAAAGGATTTTGTGGCATCGGTTATTGGGTACAGAACGCGACTTGATGGCTCTATTGATCCGCGCAGCATCTCGACTGAAGCACTGCTCGTAGCGCGAGATACGTATCTTGCAGAAAAGCATCCTCAGACAAAAATTATGATTACCGCTGTGCGTCGCGAGCTCAGCCATTCGTGGCACCCTTCATCAGAAAGTCGTGAAGAGCCATACGGTCTTACCGAATTTTTCTATACCGTTGATGGTGGAGAGCCACTCCTCGCTCGGTTAATCTTTCGAAGGGGGAAAGACCACATCTGGAAAGTCTATAAATCTCTTGCATCGAACGAAATTTTTGAAGCCCATCTTGCATGGACATTCAACAATACAAAATTACCTGAACGCGATCTTGGGTTTAGCTCAGCAAAGCACTTTGAGCAAATTATGAAAGAACGACATCCCGATGGTGATATCTACAATCCAAGATTGAATCATACCTGGAACACTCGCACGAAGATTGGATATTCGACGTTTGACTATGAATTAGTAGGGGCCGGGAAACAGCAATACGCCTTTATCTCAAAAAAAAATCGAGATGGTGAATGGGAATTCATAAAAGAGGTCGCACCGAAGGCAAAAAATCACCTTTCTGATCTCAGATGAGCACGCCTTGATATCGTGCTGTGGGTCCCCTACAGCGAGGATCTCGCCTCTTATCAAAAAGAATTCTTCGGATAGTTATCCCAGAAACTAGGAAGGATGCTCTCTGCTATTTTCTGAGAAAATTCGATTCTTACCGCTCAACCCATAAGCGCCTCGACTCTTCAGAAATTAGCGCACAATGCGCATACTTTTACTGAACATGTCGACAGTATACCCCTTAGCTGAGAATAGGAATATTTTGACAACACGCAATCAACTTATATGTAGCCTCCTTATTCAACTCATGCTTGCTTCGTCAGTATTAGCAGTGGACGTGAAGACCTTGCAGCAGAGCGCGGAAGCCGGAGAGGCTGAGGCTCAATATCAACTCGCAGTTCTTTATGATGATGGGGGTGAAGTAGCGCAAAATTATGAACAAGCAATATACTGGTATCAAAAGGCAGCGGAACAAGGACTCGATAAAGCACAGCATAATCTTGGAATAGCATATGATGAGGGTTTAGGCGTAACTCAAGACTATCAACAAGCGTATGAGTGGTTTCAAAAAGCCGCACAGCAAGGATTTTCACTATCCCAATTCTCACTTGGAATCATGTATGCGTTCGGGCAAGGTCGTCTAGCAGACGCAAAGAGGGCCTATATGTGGCTAAAGATTGCAAGGAACAATGGGTACCCCGAAGCAGCAAGATATATGCGCCTCATCGTCAGGGGGATGAGCCAAGAGCAGCGCAGTGAGGCTGAAGCACTTGTCAGCCGCTGCGAAGCAAGCAATTTCAAAGATTGCTAGCAGAAAAAGAACACCGTGCTCACCACAACTGAGCGGGTCTCCAAAGCAACAGGCGTAGTGCTCACTGATTGGCTCGATAGCTTAATTTTTCACCTCTCAATACCCCCTCATGAACCCCTCAGGGCTCTAGAAATCAGTCACAAAAAATGGAAAAAGAGAATAGTTACTCGGTAATAATCTGAAGAGAAATCAGGTCGTTAGGAGGCCACTCATAAAATCTCGCTTCTTATCACGTTGTTCACCCGACTTTCCTCATCATATACTTAGTAATAGAGGTATAAGAGGAGAACATATTAAAAACCACCGACTTCACCCTTGGGCAATGCGCACGTATAGAGCTTCAAATACTAAGCCCGCTCGCCCTCTTGACCTTCGCTTCCTTTCTTTGTTTTTCGCTGCGCATCGCATAAATTCTTTCTTGAATACGGCTATGGCGTGCATGCGAGCGCTACTGAGTCAGACGTCTCTGCTTCCTAAAAAATCGGCTTCAGGTCAGGAGCCAGTCAGCATTTACTTATCACCAGCATGCTTGGATGCATCCAACTGCCGAAGGAGGGTTTTTGAATTTTAATACGCAGCAACGTGGTAGTCCTCCATCCGTTCTCATGCTCCGTATTGTGCCCATCAGTCAGTCTTTTGCTTCAAAACCAGTCAGAATTGAACAGAAAATAGCCATGATCTCCTCCCTACATCTTGGGAATATGAAGAACATGCGCCAAAAAATATTTGAATGCACAGAAAATCTCGATATTTCTTTCAGAGTTTGTAATCATGATTTTGTTATGAATAAAGGAGACACCGCTCTATGAAGAACATGAACAGAAAACTCAGTAGCAGTGTAGAAATACATGCAACTGAGCCCCTGCCGATTCGGACGACGAATTCGATAGAAACAGCAAACGTTATTATCGGAGCTTGTCTGGATGCCAAGGGAAGAGAAGTCTCTCTTCTAGATGTTCATGATGTATTTGACATCGCAGATTACTTCATTATTGTCAGCGGCCGCTCAGACCGACAAACACAAGGACTTGCAAAACGTATTTTAGAGGCCCTCTCAGGAAAAGGAATTAAACCAGAGTTTGTGGAAGGATACGATGAAGGGCACTGGATCATCATCGATTGCATTGATGTGGTAGTGCACATCTTCTATGAACCAACGAGAGACCAATACGATCTTGAGGGTCTATGGGTGAAAGCAAAGAAATTGCCGATTCATCCCAATGCAACTCCCAATATGCAACATAGAACCGCTACTGCTCTGTGAAGACAGAATGCTGCCTGAAGAGCGCTGCCTGAGGGATAGCTGTAAAAATATGAGCTTCATCAAGTGTGACCGTTAGGAAAAATAACGGTTCACCAAGAGGTGTGTTCCTTGATGCCGTTCTTTCCGTTTCATAGCCCCGACTACGAGCATACCCCTTTACAATCGCTTGTCCCTCTTTCATAGTGAGATGAAGGCTGAACACAATTGTCTTTTTGCTCATTTCGCCCAACACCCGTAGCCCCCGAGGAAGACAGGTATGGTTTCAAAAATTACGCGGATCTTAATAATCTTCCTAATTGTGACACTGGCCGTGTCTATCATTTATCTCAATCCTGAGCCGATTACTCTTCGATATGGTGGCACTCGCCAACTCACTGCCATGGCGGGGCTGATATTCCTCATCTGCTTTGCGCTCGGCATCCTCGTTTCGCTCTATCTCTGGATTATTTACGGAATGAAAGTATATCTGCGAGAACGCGGATTCCGCATGAAAGAACTCAAACAAGAGACGTTCAACGTAGCCTTTCTCAAGGCGCGAGGACTGCACTCAATGGGGAAGTACCGCCAGGCAACCAGCCAGTGGGAAAAAATTCTTAAAAACGATCCAACAAATCTTATTGCTCAAATAGAGCTTTCACGATCCCTTGAAAGCTCCGGAGATGCAGTACAAGCACTCAAGATTCTCGATAAGGCCAGAGAGTCTTCGCCGACGAATGTAGAAGTTCTTCTTCAGGCGGCTCACTTGAACGAGGCTCTTGGCAACAAAACTGCTGCACTTGATAATCTGGCTCTGATTCTCTACCACGATGCCAATACTTTTGCTGCCGATAAAGCGAGAAGGCTATCTTTAGCACTTGAGCGCATCGAAGATGCCAAAGAATACCAACGTCAATTTGAAGCACTCGGCGGAGACCCAGAGGACGAAGTCGCACTGTATATTCGTTTTGCAGACCTGAAGAGTCGGATGAACGATACGGACTTTGAAACAAAAGGCCAGGATAGAGCGCGTGAGTGGCTGAATGCAGCTCGTAAATTTGTAAAAAAGTATCCGCAATTTCTCCCGGCCACCCTTGAGCTTTTTACCCAAGAGAAGTTACTTGGCAACGACAGCGAAGCTGCCGAACTGTTGATTCGAGCAGCACGGGAAACACACGATCCAAATCTATGGAAACAGGCAATTGAGTTCTGGGCAGAGAAAGGAGATCAGGAGCGGGCGCTCTCTGCCGCTCGCACTGCTGTTCGCTATGCTTCGACGAAAGAACAACAGCAACTCGCGCAACTACACCTCGCTCGCGCTTATGTCCTGACTCATACTCCACACAAAGCGCTTGCTGAACTTGAAAACCTCTCGGAACTTGAAAACGGCCCGGATAGTCCTCTCAGAAACGAATATCTAGCC
This genomic window from bacterium contains:
- the rsfS gene encoding ribosome silencing factor, encoding MKNMNRKLSSSVEIHATEPLPIRTTNSIETANVIIGACLDAKGREVSLLDVHDVFDIADYFIIVSGRSDRQTQGLAKRILEALSGKGIKPEFVEGYDEGHWIIIDCIDVVVHIFYEPTRDQYDLEGLWVKAKKLPIHPNATPNMQHRTATAL
- a CDS encoding sel1 repeat family protein: MRILLLNMSTVYPLAENRNILTTRNQLICSLLIQLMLASSVLAVDVKTLQQSAEAGEAEAQYQLAVLYDDGGEVAQNYEQAIYWYQKAAEQGLDKAQHNLGIAYDEGLGVTQDYQQAYEWFQKAAQQGFSLSQFSLGIMYAFGQGRLADAKRAYMWLKIARNNGYPEAARYMRLIVRGMSQEQRSEAEALVSRCEASNFKDC